A window of Cohnella herbarum contains these coding sequences:
- a CDS encoding alpha-D-ribose 1-methylphosphonate 5-triphosphate diphosphatase, giving the protein MERNSSGRGRMFVGNRLRITGGFIVRPDGVSQGDLTIENGIIVSMEQVASKEKVKGIDEDRVIDAQGAWVLPGLIDIHCDAIEKEVEPRPNTLFPMDMAFLQFERKLAGHGITTMLHSLSLGVGLSLRGEHLVAEMIDLIASMRAERGMIRHGVHLRYEVSHLTGFGLAERLISDGLIDYLSLMDHAPGQGQYHRPGAFQRYVMKNQGVGLDEVAAIVEELEGRRSRVDWAKLKALTAEARSRGIAVASHDDDSASAVERSLDFGASISEFPLSLGTAQYAYGKGMGVCLGAPNIVRGGSHDGNLKAVDAILEGVADILCSDYHPASLLHSIFKLESEGLSLHKAVAMATINPAKALGRADKVGSIELGKRADVIVVRKVRDIPLVVSTIVDGTVVHATQDFA; this is encoded by the coding sequence ATGGAGAGAAACTCGAGCGGAAGAGGGCGGATGTTCGTGGGCAACCGTTTGCGAATAACCGGCGGATTCATCGTCCGTCCGGATGGCGTTAGCCAAGGGGATTTGACGATCGAGAACGGAATTATCGTCTCGATGGAACAGGTAGCAAGCAAGGAGAAGGTTAAAGGAATAGACGAAGATCGGGTTATCGATGCGCAGGGAGCTTGGGTGCTGCCGGGATTAATCGATATCCACTGCGATGCGATAGAGAAGGAAGTGGAGCCCCGTCCGAACACGTTATTTCCGATGGATATGGCTTTCTTGCAGTTTGAACGGAAGCTTGCGGGGCATGGAATTACGACGATGCTGCATTCTCTGTCGCTAGGAGTCGGCTTAAGCTTGCGCGGGGAGCATTTGGTGGCGGAAATGATCGACTTGATCGCTTCCATGCGCGCGGAAAGAGGGATGATCCGCCATGGCGTTCATCTGCGATACGAGGTGTCGCACTTGACCGGATTCGGGCTTGCTGAGCGGTTAATCTCCGATGGATTGATCGATTACCTGTCGCTAATGGATCATGCGCCGGGGCAGGGGCAATATCATCGTCCAGGTGCTTTCCAACGTTACGTGATGAAAAATCAAGGCGTCGGTCTGGATGAAGTGGCCGCGATCGTCGAGGAACTTGAAGGAAGAAGAAGCCGCGTGGATTGGGCTAAGCTTAAAGCATTAACGGCAGAGGCTCGAAGCCGAGGCATCGCCGTCGCTTCCCACGACGACGATAGCGCTTCGGCGGTCGAGCGTTCATTGGACTTCGGAGCTTCGATATCCGAGTTTCCGCTGAGCCTGGGTACCGCTCAATATGCTTACGGTAAAGGAATGGGGGTCTGTCTAGGAGCGCCGAACATCGTTAGGGGCGGCTCCCATGACGGCAACCTGAAAGCGGTGGATGCAATTCTGGAAGGCGTTGCGGACATCCTATGCTCCGATTATCATCCGGCCTCGCTGCTTCATTCGATTTTCAAATTGGAATCGGAAGGGCTATCTTTGCACAAGGCGGTAGCCATGGCAACGATTAATCCGGCAAAGGCGTTAGGCCGCGCAGATAAAGTAGGATCGATCGAGCTTGGCAAGAGAGCGGATGTCATCGTCGTACGTAAAGTCAGAGATATTCCGCTCGTCGTATCGACGATCGTAGACGGTACGGTCGTTCATGCTACCCAAGACTTCGCTTAA